In Festucalex cinctus isolate MCC-2025b chromosome 21, RoL_Fcin_1.0, whole genome shotgun sequence, one genomic interval encodes:
- the ppil4 gene encoding peptidyl-prolyl cis-trans isomerase-like 4, giving the protein MAVLLETTLGDIVIDLFTEERPKACLNFLKLCKIKYYNYCLIHNVQRDFIIQTGDPTGTGRGGESIYCKLYGDQARFFDSEKMPRIKHRKKGTVSMVNNGSDQHGSQFLITTGENLDYLDGVHTVFGEVSEGLDVVTKINETFVDTDFVPFQDIRINHTVILDDPFDDPPDLPVPDRSPDPTKEQLDSGRIGADEVIDDADGKAAEEVEERLNEKEAKTRAILLEMVGDLPDADVKPPEDVLFVCKLNPVTTDEDLEIIFSRFGHIKSCEIIRDWKTGDSLCYAFIEFEKQEDCEKAYFKMDNVLIDDRRIHVDFSQSVSKIKWKGKGGKYTKEDFKAYENDLEKRSKLTLKDQVKPKQDSRYDLLLEDEEASGQKKHKEKRHHHHHAEGSKKSKKHKDDEDGRRDRKSDRQRSGSRSRSRDGDRRRGKSRDRHGKEGRDRSRRSRSRSPRKAKDKDGSRYR; this is encoded by the exons ATGGCGGTCCTTCTTGAAACGACGCTCGGCGacattgtgattgatttgttcACAGAAGAAAGGCCGAAGG CTTGCCTCAACTTTTTGAAATTATGCAAGATAAAATACTACAACTACTGTCTTATCCACAATGTACAG AGAGACTTCATCATTCAAACTGGGGACCCCACCGGGACAGGTCGAGGTGGAGAGTCCATCTACTG CAAACTGTACGGGGACCAGGCCCGATTTTTCGATTCAGAGAAAATGCCACGTATTAAACACAGGAAAAAGGGGACGGTGTCTATGGTTAACAATGGGAGTGATCAGCATGGTTCACAG ttcctTATTACCACTGGCGAAAACCTGGATTACCTAGATGGTGTGCATACTGTTTTTGGGGAAGTGTCCGAGGGATTGGACGTTGTGACCAAAATCAACGAGACGTTTGTCGACACAGACTTTGTTCCATTTCAGGACATCAG AATAAACCACACTGTGATCCTTGATGACCCTTTTGATGATCCACCGGATCTCCCAGTGCCGGATCGTTCTCCTGATCCCACCAAAGAGCAGCTAGAT AGTGGTCGGATTGGCGCAGATGAAGTGATAGACGATGCCGATGGGAAAGCGGCTGAAGAAGTGGAGGAGAGACTTAATGAGAAAGAAGCCAAAACCCGAGCCATCCTGCTGGAGATG GTGGGCGACCTCCCCGATGCAGACGTGAAGCCTCCAGAGGATGTGCTGTTTGTCTGCAAGCTGAACCCAGTGACCACAGACGAGGACCTGGAAATCATCTTTTCTCGCTTCGGCCACATTAAAAG TTGCGAAATCATTCGTGACTGGAAGACGGGAGATTCCCTCTGCTATGCTTTCATTGAATTTGAAAAG CAAGAAGACTGCGAAAAGGCCTACTTCAAAATGGATAACGTTCTCATTGACGACCGCCGCATTCACGTCGACTTCAGCCAGTCCGTGTCGAAGATCAAATGGAAAGGGAAAG GCGGGAAGTACACCAAGGAAGATTTCAAGGCTTATGAAAATGACTTGGAGAAGCGATCCAAACTGACGCTGAAAGATCAAGTGAAGCCCAAACAAGA TTCCCGCTATGACCTGCTGTTGGAGGACGAGGAGGCGTCAGGacagaaaaaacacaaagagaagcgacatcatcatcatcatgctgaAGGAAGCAAGAAGTCGAAAAAACACAAG GACGACGAGGATGGCCGGCGCGACAGGAAGTCGGACCGGCAGCGCTCTGGCTCGCGTTCCCGCTCCAGAGACGGCGACCGCAGGCGCGGCAAGTCCCGGGACAGACACGGGAAGGAGGGACGGGACCGGAGTCGAAGGAGTCGCAGCCGCTCGCCCAGGAAGGCCAAGGACAAAGACGGAAGCAGATACAGATGA
- the ginm1 gene encoding glycoprotein integral membrane protein 1: MAGPTLFVIFLFFVNIKHTESSPNTENILINVTAGALADTQESNILQITLNISVGEEEVLVNDVPVQLSGVTRFNCQALLLNSTNGSSEYEGGDLVSTVTRVMVTQNRLYSDLEEVVALQVFSEVIELEGKQVQQPDMCEVKILMSPDFQKLAQFTNIYPMGHSEIFKVSRENDVVVTDPTNRRKEEQMMLHTTSQYPLKHSETTQEEVAAPGKLPETPLRMDPDLFNELKYEETDYDDVIRHNQIPTESSPKEFLSYSAMCHWVEEIRERMRSFCEESLPLFFLVMWVVVIGVAGSAVIVKILDLFFPTCEHKRICHPNSFTVLPDDEKHTLLENIEEEDEVKH; the protein is encoded by the exons ATGGCAGGGCCAActctttttgtaatatttttattttttgtcaatataAAGCATACCGAGTCATCACCGAACACG GAAAATATCCTGATCAATGTGACAGCAGGGGCACTGGCAGATACACAAGAGTCTAACATCTTGCAG ATTACTTTAAACATATCAGTGGGTGAGGAGGAGGTTTTGGTAAATGATGTTCCTGTTCAGTTATCAGGGGTAACCCGATTCAACTGTCAAGCACTTCTCT TGAATAGCACTAATGGAAGCAGTGAGTATGAAGGAGGTGACCTGGTGTCAACTGTCACCCGGGTTATGGTGACCCAGAACCGACTGTATAGTGACTTGGAAGAGGTGGTCGCGCTGCAGGTGTTTAGTGAAGTCATTGAGTTGGAGGGCAAACAG gTCCAGCAGCCTGATATGTGTGAGGTGAAAATACTGATGAGTCCGGATTTCCAGAAGCTGGCCCAGTTCACCAACATTTACCCGATGGGACACAGCGAGATCTTCAAAGTTTCCAGAGAGAATGACGTGGTCGTCACGGATCCAACAAACCGTCGAAAAG AGGAGCAAATGATGCTGCATACGACCAGTCAGTACCCTCTCAAACACTCCGAGACGACGCAAGAGGAGGTCGCAGCTCCGGGAAAACTTCCAGAGACGCCGCTTCGGATGGACCCCGATCTCTTCAATGAGCTCAAATATGAAGAAACTGACTACGACGACGTGATCCGACACAACCAGATTCCAACGGAGAGTTCACCAAAAGAATTCCTCTCGTACTCG GCCATGTGTCACTGGGTGGAAGAAATCAGGGAGAGGATGAGATCCTTCTGCGAAGAGTCACTCCCGCTCTTCTTCCTGGTTATGTGGGTGGTCGTCATCGGTGTCGCTGGCTCAGCGGTCATTGTCAAGATATTGGACTTGTTCTTCCCAACTTGTGAACATAA GCGGATTTGTCATCCAAACTCATTCACTGTGTTGCCGGACGATGAGAAGCACACGCTCCTGGAGAACATAGAAGAAGAGGATGAAGTGAAGCATTAA
- the katna1 gene encoding katanin p60 ATPase-containing subunit A1: MSLQEIFDNMKLAREYALLGNYNSASVFYQGLLEQIKKHVYTTRDPSLKQRWQTLWQEVSEECRQVQDLLATLESVQLEAVPVKPIEPDDCDIRPIEARHSPCPVRRPTNAYKDSKPINNRLSVAVKAQQRQSPRGANGDRQKNPKAKTKDAKEAAGKAKDDKSKGDGQEKELKKFDGTGYDKDLVEALERDIISQNPNIKWEDIADLGDAKKLLKEAVVLPMWMPAFFKGIRRPWKGVLMVGPPGTGKTLLAKAVATECRTTFFNVSSSTLTSKYRGESEKLVRLLFEMARFYAPTTIFIDEIDSMCSRRGTSEEHEASRRVKAELLVQMDGVGGASESDDPSKMVMVLAATNFPWDIDEALRRRLEKRIYIPLPSGKGRVELLRINLKELELASDVDLDKIAEQMEGYSGADITNVCRDASLMAMRRRIEGLTPEEIRNISRDEMHMPTTMEDFESSLKKVSKSVSASDLEKYEKWIEEFGSC, translated from the exons atgagtttacaagaGATCTTTGACAACATGAAGCTGGCCCGTGAATACGCGTTGCTGGGAAACTACAACTCAGCCAGTGTTTTCTACCAAGGCCTGCTTGAACAAATCAAGAAACATGTGTATACCACGCGAGACCCCAGTCTTAAACAGAGATGGCAGACG TTGTGGCAAGAAGTTAGTGAAGAGTGCAGGCAGGTTCAAGACCTCCTGGCGACATTGGAGAGCGTTCAACTGGAAGCCGTGCCCGTTAAACCAATTGAACCTGACGATTGTGACATAAGGCCCATTGAAGCAAG GCATTCGCCGTGTCCCGTCAGGCGGCCTACAAACGCTTACAAAGACAGTAAGCCAATCAACAACCGCCTCAGCGTGGCCGTAAAAGCCCAGCAGAGGCAGTCACCTCGCGGGGCCAACGGGGAcagacaaaaaaaccccaaggcCAAAACAAAAGACGCAAAGGAAGCTGCTGGCAAAGCAAAGGACGATAAG agcaaaggagatggCCAGGAAAAGGAATTGAAAAAGTTTGATGGGACAGGATATGACAAAGACCTTGTGGAAGCCCTGGAGAGAGATATCATATCTCAGAATCCAAACATTAAGTG GGAGGACATTGCAGACCTGGGCGACGCAAAAAAACTCCTGAAAGAAGCGGTTGTGTTACCAATGTGGATGCCAGCCTTTTTCAAAGGCATACGAAGACCATGGAAG GGAGTGCTCATGGTGGGACCTCCCGGCACGGGGAAAACACTTTTAGCAAAAGCAGTTGCAACTGAATGCAGGACTACTTTCTTCAACGTCTCCTCATCCACGCTGACTTCTAAATATCGAGGAGAGTCTGAGAAGTTAGTCCGCCTCCTCTTTGAGATG GCACGCTTTTATGCTCCCACTACGATCTTTATCGACGAAATCGACTCCATGTGCAGTCGAAGAGGTACCTCTGAGGAACACGAGGCCAGTCGGCGAGTCAAGGCGGAACTCCTGGTGCAGATGGACG GTGTTGGTGGCGCGTCGGAAAGCGACGACCCGTCAAAGATGGTGATGGTCCTGGCTGCCACCAACTTCCCGTGGGACATCGACGAGGCTCTGAGAAGACGTTTAGAGAAGAGGATCTACATTCCCCTCCCCTCTG GAAAAGGACGGGTGGAGCTGCTCCGGATTAACCTGAAGGAATTGGAACTGGCCAGTGACGTCGACTTGGACAAGATCGCTGAGCAGATGGAAGGTTACTCAGGAGCTGACATCACAAACGTGTGCAG GGACGCGTCTCTGATGGCCATGAGACGAAGAATCGAAGGGCTCACGCCAGAGGAGATCCGCAACATCTCCCGCGATGAGATGCACATGCCCACCACCATGGAGGATTTTGAATCATCCCTGAAAAAAGTTTCCAAATCCGTGTCGGCGTCAGACCTCGAGAAGTACGAAAAGTGGATTGAGGAGTTTGGGTCCTGTTGA